DNA sequence from the Desulfobacterales bacterium genome:
ATTAGTCATGAGCCACTTAGATTTTCTATCTAAAATTTCTCGGGCTTCGGAAGTTAAATCAGAGCTATCATATTCAAAATATATGCTTTCATTAAGGAATTGTTCCCGTTCTTCCCTTTCAGCAGCAATCTTTATATCTCGTTCTCTTCTAAGCTTATCTTCCTCATCTCTTTTTATTTGTTCTTCCCTAAGCCTTGCTTCTTCAATTTCTCTTTCCTTTTGTTTTCTTAAAGCGGATTCCCTATCTTCAGCAGCTTTTTTTTCAGCATCTGCTTGCTGAGATTTAATAATAGCCTCCTGTTCAGCGGCCTTCTTCTTTCCACCACAAGCGGTTAAAGATACTAAGCTAATAGATATAAACAAAAGCATAATAACAAACCAATTTGTGTTCCTCATTTTTTTTAACACCATGATGTGTCCCTCCTAATTTTTTAAATTGTTTTA
Encoded proteins:
- the pal gene encoding peptidoglycan-associated lipoprotein Pal; the protein is MVLKKMRNTNWFVIMLLFISISLVSLTACGGKKKAAEQEAIIKSQQADAEKKAAEDRESALRKQKEREIEEARLREEQIKRDEEDKLRRERDIKIAAEREEREQFLNESIYFEYDSSDLTSEAREILDRKSKWLMTNYNVSIIIEGHCDERGTNDYNMALGDRRAESARTYLVNRGIAISRITTISFGEERPIAFGNTEDAWAKNRRDMFVIP